TTAGTCATTCCAAGCCATCTTATCAACTTTGTTGTTGACGTACAAATCTGTGCTTTTGTTTTGAACATATTTTAATGCCAACAATAAATACCACACAATCAATCACATACGAATGTGTGTATTAAGGTATGTTTCAGCACTAAAAGTGGACTTTATCaacacaaaatgattttgatagacaaaattagatttttatttattaaaaaaaaggtgATATAATCAGTAATCGTAGCCCTGAGTTGGTAGATGCCAATTACAATATCATGATATATCCTAAAAGGTGGAGATATTGGATGATTTATAAACCAATGGTTGACATGATCCCACTCTCTCTAAAGTCAACATTTAGCTACATATGTTCTGTTTATTTGATGGTTGCAAGAATTGGagataaatctctctctctctctctctctctctctctctctctctctctctctctcttgcttaaTGTATAGCAtttcttttttttggtttttgAAGCCAGTCAAGATATAGTCAATTAATGGGTGCAAGATGGAAGAGAAGATTAAGGGAGAAAAGGGAGTAGTAACTCCAATGTTTCGTGTTGATCACTGCACAAGAGAAGTAGTAGGCATGGTATTGAAGTGGTGGATGGAGGGGTTTGCAGTTCCATCCAATTATGAAGGTCGCAATGGACTCAAACGTGATTCTCTGAGGTATTCCACCATTTAAATCACAAGTTATTCGAGGTTTATGTTTGATTTGTTATCACAGAGACAACCCAATCGAGCAAAAAGATGGAAGATTAGGAGTGAGAAGGGAATATATACAGAAGCACACAAAGCCGAGACGAGCTCTCTCTTCACTTCAACCTCACGAGGAAGATGCTCAGCTCAGCCCCGCCGGATCCATCAGGGTTGATCATGTACAGCGACTCCGAGTCCTTGGATCCGACCACCCTCTCGAACCGCGCCCTCATGTACGTCAACTCCCCGTCGGCCGCGTCCTTCTCGGAGAGGCAGGGCAGGACGCCGGCGCCCATCGACACCCCCCTCAGCAGCTGCATTACGTGCCGCTCCTCGTCGGACACCTGCTTCCGCCTTATCGAGTACCCCGACTTCCGGCCGTTGCAGTACACGGCCCACACGTACTCCTCCACCAGCTTCTTCTTGATGGTCCGGGTCTCGCTCTCCAGCGCGATCTTGACCAAGCCGGAGGCCATCTCCTTGTGGAGAGAGCTGGTGAGCATGGGCAGCTCGATGAGGAAGAAGGGAGGTGACCTCGGATCCTCCTGGATGGCCAGGCTGACCCTTCCCCGCCGGTACCCGAAGAAGGTGACCGCGATCGCCTTGTCGGCCAGCAATGTCTTGCTGGGCCTGCCCAACAGCGCCACCATCTTGCAACCAGAGCTCAACATGGGGAGCAGCTTGAACATTTTGAAGACCCCTCCGCCGCCCGTTTTGGACCGGCGGCCTTCGGTGGCGTGCCGGAGCAGTGACATCACTCCTGGTGTCTCTGTCAGTGATGGCATCCGGTGGAGAGCTCGCTCTCAACGTTTACAAGTTAA
This genomic stretch from Musa acuminata AAA Group cultivar baxijiao chromosome BXJ3-9, Cavendish_Baxijiao_AAA, whole genome shotgun sequence harbors:
- the LOC135649408 gene encoding protein MIZU-KUSSEI 1-like, encoding MPSLTETPGVMSLLRHATEGRRSKTGGGGVFKMFKLLPMLSSGCKMVALLGRPSKTLLADKAIAVTFFGYRRGRVSLAIQEDPRSPPFFLIELPMLTSSLHKEMASGLVKIALESETRTIKKKLVEEYVWAVYCNGRKSGYSIRRKQVSDEERHVMQLLRGVSMGAGVLPCLSEKDAADGELTYMRARFERVVGSKDSESLYMINPDGSGGAELSIFLVRLK